A DNA window from Danio aesculapii chromosome 1, fDanAes4.1, whole genome shotgun sequence contains the following coding sequences:
- the LOC130230848 gene encoding FERM and PDZ domain-containing protein 1: protein MEERDRSRSPSRRTSRVEQVVGRWLRRSRESISRERVLEDGQVTDNGSQEQRSCPIRVTVKIPLDSTINSHGFTVSTHTPPQVLDVTEGGPADGKLVPGDQLFKINNITVEDLSTEQAADIIRECQNTVILTVLRNTLGPKSSFITPEKRAKLKSNPVKVRFAEEVVVNGHSQGNSLLFLPNVLKVYLENGQTKAFKFESKTTVKDIVMTLKEKLSITRIEHFSLVLEQQYSISKLYLLHEEEIIQKVVEKKETHDYRCLFRVCFLPRDFKSMLIEDPVGFEYLYLQSVSDVLQERFAVEMKCNTALRLAALHVQEKLASSGQSLKTPLKAIMKEWGIESFVSHTLLRNMREKDLKKAISYHMKKILSQEPKQKVISVDQARLNYMNEMSELKSYGGKAFSATMMLQDRESTVSLLVGAKYGVSQVINHKLSIMTTLTEFSCITRVELLPESDRVSLVKIYLQDIKPITLLMESVAAKDLSCLVAGYCKLLVDPQICVFPWSPNSKSHRISAEEGYVSHCGSDSEDSDTDVDALLAHVASTTKSSATAPSDKPSDKLPEETEKTQSNMEKDEEVEKGGKEEEALEKKERQEDRETINESIDDNNEKTTETNDERVGTEKEGKSQENKPEHPPCIIIVDDPSSEASDSFQTESHFMTSMSSDSIDALEEDDLMTYFSTRHPWHLPVKDSYHCEDRFSPSLSPQQQICKDSQSQSDLCSADSHCEPDIDQFFCFAALSNIAECLPSPPAASEEEDCEESGIENENHKKESPAKCPGSTLPLPADYVFTFEQGDTRHYYNICSNVTPDSAHSLPKPFSSPDPTETQQDQEGMARNGKEAVPIFQPPPGFGDSSSDDEFFDAQERFTSPEAASSTAMTRENSADSSTILNTPRLGQIGICVSEQEAKDSERKQKEEEKMVTQDELSNELSNFNKRSKKRRSFMETNYTSLVSFPEQDQLTNSYGNSIQNCGSILVNHGTGRMACFDGGCSDQVPCPTVSSLTDSEGEPAQLESKPITPSKVNGSGPHNSTVTQVGSHSNKAYQRKQQRIEMEPDSMEFKSVTELISTVSPTIMAVRSHMDLHDKVSTRKHGTGDEEEGAVGGLETLFGGHLFFDMSRKKCDSSVLFGQRDDQVTRQMEDLLHGRSVNQKSSSLPRLGQISPSSLPYFHVPSISYTTSPNTDRDCNTLHLEFGMGKHSVEPTERTRSQSMSASFGSGAPHCPSRHLFSQQVRTPESDETDNSCDPTVPFEPAQNFLLTPCSSGILGRLSASTLRGKIQNLPLYLSRSQEILNASSNGNGNVEPLRRLSESQLQRNEVEVAKEVTEDATINEGAPEVKEVKVVTIVSEEVTEVIEEVREVTHISPQACGQRKIKNEPKDLSVISISPFCSNANSSLQINPSSVVVTTQNLNGPWGLVTSSGLQGHSHSPHNITPSCGIFTNCQSKPTIAQPQSLLSPKQQEKPDFSCTSVLAMGCDTVMESAEAPLEVCQSVYTNCFSGVLDSASFDDELTVYEFSRKTSQSETGDAVLTSVPPSSLSASPASFSPSSPLPSLPHLVLPASSSTELNPLLSPLDASDCFLSDPHEDIITSLLTRRYSLPPTGFLSLQRDVDTLLCVLAGAMKNQDGVQEHPRDTCVAHFSENKRRLHGEARGLLAGCQRVVRVGQTPEETLQSLAESFRSLVQLTSVCLCFSSCQRCRERHAQALTGLANVAKTYQDFARAAELVGSAAERKTCLELSIKLLARQCTALTSSVFCLTQLFRTLTAL, encoded by the exons ATGGAGGAGCGGGACCGCAGTCGCTCACCATCCCGCAGGACCAGCAGAGTAGAGCAGGTGGTGGGACGCTGGCTTCGCCGCTCCAGAGAGTCCATCAGCCG AGAACGTGTATTAGAAGATGGACAGGTTACTGACAATGGCTCTCAGGAGCAGAGGAGCTGCCCAATTCGAGTCACTGTTAAAATCCCTCTTGACTCCACCATTAACTCCCATGGCTTTACTGTAtcaacacacacaccaccacaggTGCTGGACGTGACAGAAG gagGCCCTGCTGATGGAAAACTGGTTCCTGGTGACcaacttttcaaaataaacaacattaCTGTTGAGGATCTTTCTACAGAGCAGGCTGCTGACATCATCAG aGAATGTCAGAACACAGTAATATTGACTGTCCTGAGAAATACATTG GGACCAAAGTCATCCTTTATAACTCCAGAGAAGAGAGCCAAGCTGAAGTCCAACCCTGTTAAAGTGAGGTTTGCAGAGGAGGTGGTGGTCAATGGTCACTCACAG GGCAATTCTCTGCTGTTCCTGCCTAATGTTCTGAAGGTCTATCTGGAGAATGGCCAGACGAAGGCTTTCAAGTTTGAATCTAAAACCACTGTTAAG GACATAGTGATGACTCTGAAGGAGAAACTGTCAATAACCCGTATTGAACACTTCTCCCTAGTACTGGAACAACAATACAGCATCAGCAAACTCTATCTACTGCATGAGGAAGAGATCATTCAAAAG GTGGTTGAAAAGAAGGAGACACACGACTACAGGTGTCTGTTCCGTGTCTGTTTTCTACCCAGAGACTTTAAAAGCATGCTCATAGAAGATCCTGTGGGCTTTGAGTATCTGTACTTACAG agtgtGAGTGATGTATTACAGGAGAGATTCGCAGTGGAGATGAAATGTAATACAGCTCTCAGACTGGCTGCTCTACATGTACAGGAAAAACTAGCCAGCAGTGGACAATCCCTTAAAACACCACTTAAAGCTATCAT GAAGGAGTGGGGTATTGAAAGCTTTGTGTCCCACACTTTACTGCGCAACATGAGAGAAAAGGACTTGAAGAAAGCCATCAGTTACCACATGAAAAAGATTCTGTCTCAGGAGCCCAAGCAAAAG GTGATCTCAGTGGATCAAGCTAGACTGAACTACATGAATGAGATGTCTGAACTCAAGTCATATGGAGGAAAAGCTTTTAGTGCCACTATGATG CTGCAGGACAGAGAGTCAACGGTGAGTTTGTTGGTGGGAGCCAAGTATGGAGTCAGCCAGGTTATCAATCACAAGCTGAGCATAATGACAACACTCACTGAATTCAGCTGCATCACCAGAGTGGAATTATTACCTGAGTCTGACAGAGTTAGTCTGGTCAAGATCTACCTGCAGGATATAAAG CCGATAACATTGCTGATGGAATCAGTGGCAGCCAAAGATTTATCGTGTCTGGTTGCTGGATATTGCAAACTGCTTGTGGACCCCCAGATCTGTGTGTTCCCCTGGTCACCTAATTCAAAGAGTCACCGGATATCAGCTGAAGAGG GATATGTGTCACACTGTGGTAGTGACTCAGAAGACTCAGACACAGATGTGGATGCTCTACTTGCTCATGTTGCGAGCACTACCAAAAGCAGCGCAACAGCACCAAGTGATAAACCGAGTGATAAACTACCAGAAGAAACTGAAAAAACACAGAGCAACATGGAAAAAGATGAAGAGGTGGAGAAAGGAGGCAAAGAAGAGGAGGCATTGGAAAAGAAGGAAAGACAGGAGGACAGAGAAACCATCAATGAATCTATAGATGATAATAATGAAAAGACAACAGAAACAAACGATGAGAGAGTGGGCACAGAAAAGGAAGGTAAATCTCAAGAGAATAAGCCTGAACACCCTCCGTGTATCATCATTGTAGATGACCCTTCATCTGAAGCATCTGATTCATTTCAAACTGAGTCACATTTTATGACCAGCATGTCCAGTGACTCTATAGATGCTTTGGAGGAGGATGATCTTATGACATATTTTTCTACCAGACACCCATGGCATTTACCAGTGAAAGACTCTTACCACTGTGAGGACCGCTTTTCACCATCACTGTCTCCACAGCAACAGATTTGCAAAGACTCTCAGTCCCAGAGTGACCTGTGCTCTGCTGATTCCCATTGTGAGCCTGATATTGACCAATTCTTTTGCTTTGCTGCACTCTCAAATATTGCTGAATGTCTACCTAGTCCCCCTGCAGCCAGCGAAGAGGAGGACTGTGAGGAGTCAGGTATAGAGAATGAAAACCATAAAAAGGAGTCACCTGCAAAATGTCCCGGAAGCACCCTCCCCCTTCCTGCAGACTATGTGTTCACATTTGAACAAGGAGACACTAGACACTACTACAATATCTGCTCCAATGTTACCCCTGACAGTGCCCACAGCCTTCCAAAACCTTTTTCTTCTCCAGATCCTACAGAAACACAACAGGATCAGGAAGGAATGGCAAGGAATGGGAAAGAAGCAGTGCCAATTTTTCAACCCCCACCAGGGTTTGGAGACAGCAGTTCAGATGATGAGTTCTTTGACGCTCAGGAAAGATTCACATCCCCGGAGGCAGCATCTTCTACTGCTATGACTAGAG AAAATTCTGCAGACTCCAGCACCATATTAAACACACCACGCCTAGGGCAGATTGGCATCTGTGTCAGTGAACAAGAGGCAAAGGATTCGGAGAGGAAACAAAAGGAGGAAGAAAAAATGGTTACACAAGATGAATTGTCAAATGAATTGTCAAATTTCAATAAAAGATCCAAGAAGCGTCGCTCATTCATGGAAACTAATTACACATCCCTTGTATCATTCCCAGAGCAGGATCAATTAACTAATAGCTATGGAAACAGCATCCAAAACTGTGGCTCAATATTAGTCAACCATGGCACTGGGCGAATGGCATGTTTTGATGGTGGATGCTCAGATCAAGTTCCATGCCCAACAGTCTCATCCCTTACTGATTCTGAAGGAGAACCTGCACAACTGGAATCCAAACCCATTACCCCATCAAAAGTTAATGGATCAGGACCACATAATTCCACTGTTACACAAGTGGGATCACACTCAAACAAAGCCTACCAGCGCAAACAGCAACGTATAGAAATGGAACCAGATTCGATGGAGTTTAAATCAGTCACTGAACTTATATCTACTGTATCACCAACTATAATGGCAGTACGCTCCCATATGGATCTGCATGATAAAGTAAGCACCAGAAAACATGGCACAGGCGATGAGGAGGAGGGTGCAGTGGGAGGACTAGAGACTCTGTTTGGGGGCCACTTGTTCTTTGATATGTCTAGAAAAAAGTGTGATAGCAGCGTTTTATTTGGTCAAAGAGATGACCAGGTAACCAGACAAATGGAAGATTTGTTGCACGGCAGATCAGTGAACCAAAAGAGTAGCTCACTTCCAAGACTTGGCCAGATATCCCCATCAAGTTTACCGTACTTCCATGTTCCAAGTATATCGTACACCACAAGCCCTAATACAGACAGGGATTGCAATACTTTACATCTAGAATTTGGAATGGGAAAACACTCAGTGGAGCCAACAGAGAGAACCAGAAGCCAGAGCATGTCTGCATCTTTTGGTAGTGGTGCACCACATTGCCCATCCAGACATTTATTTTCTCAGCAAGTCAGAACACCAGAATCTGATGAAACTGACAATTCATGTGACCCTACTGTTCCATTCGAACCAGCTCAGAATTTTCTTCTTACACCTTGTTCATCAGGAATTCTTGGCCGACTATCTGCCTCAACACTGCGGGGAAAGATCCAGAACCTTCCCCTTTACTTATCACGATCCCAGGAGATACTAAATGCCAGTTCTAATGGCAATGGCAATGTTGAGCCTCTGCGAAGACTTTCAGAGTCCCAACTACAAAGAAATGAAGTTGAGGTAGCTAAAGAGGTAACTGAAGATGCAACTATAAATGAAGGTGCTCCTGAGGTCAAAGAGGTAAAAGTGGTTACCATAGTATCTGAAGAAGTGACTGAAGTCATCGAAGAGGTAAGAGAGGTCACCCACATTAGTCCACAAGCATGTGGACAGAGGAAAATCAAAAATGAACCTAAAGATCTTTCTGTAATATCCATATCCCCCTTTTGTTCCAATGCAAACAGCTCTCTCCAAATCAACCCTTCTTCTGTAGTAGTTACTACACAGAACCTAAATGGACCTTGGGGGTTGGTAACATCCAGTGGATTGCAAGGACATAGCCATTCTCCCCATAACATTACCCCTAGCTGTGGGATTTTCACAAACTGCCAATCCAAACCTACCATAGCTCAGCCACAGTCCTTGCTCAGTCCAAAACAACAAGAAAAACCAGACTTTAGCTGCACCTCAGTCCTGGCTATGGGTTGTGACACTGTAATGGAGAGTGCTGAGGCACCTTTAGAGGTCTGTCAGTCAGTATACACCAACTGTTTCAGTGGAGTTCTTGACAGTGCCAGCTTTGATGATGAACTCACTGTCTATGAGTTTTCCCGCAAAACCAGCCAGAGTGAAACAGGAGATGCAGTGCTGACCTCTGTTCCTCCTTCCTCCCTCTCTGCATCCCCTGCATCTTTCTCTCCATCTTCTCCGTTGCCCTCATTACCTCATCTAGTGCTGCCTGCTTCTTCATCTACAGAGCTCAACCCCCTTCTGTCTCCCTTGGATGCTTCTGATTGCTTCCTATCAGACCCTCATGAAGATATCATCACTTCACTGCTGACTCGTCGGTATTCTTTACCACCAACAGGATTTCTTTCTTTGCAAAGGGATGTGGATACTCTTTTATGTGTTCTTGCTGGTGCGATGAAGAACCAGGATGGGGTCCAAGAGCACCCTAGGGATACCTGTGTGGCTCACTTTTCAGAGAACAAAAGGCGGCTGCATGGGGAGGCTCGGGGGCTTTTAGCTGGATGTCAGCGTGTGGTCAGGGTTGGGCAGACGCCAGAGGAAACACTTCAGTCGCTTGCTGAAAGCTTCCGTTCACTGGTACAGCTGacaagtgtgtgtttatgtttctccAGCTGCCAGCGGTGCAGGGAGCGCCATGCTCAAGCACTAACAGGACTAGCAAATGTTGCAAAAACTTATCAGGACTTTGCTCGGGCAGCAGAGCTAGTGGGAAGTGCTGCCGAAAGAAAGACTTGTCTTGAGCTCAGTATTAAGCTATTGGCCCGACAATGCACTGCATTAACATCCTCAGTCTTCTGCCTCACTCAGCTCTTTCGCACTCTCACTGCCCTTTGA